In Burkholderia sp. GAS332, one DNA window encodes the following:
- a CDS encoding Chalcone isomerase-like — MRALAAIVLVLWATAACADWRGDVQSAKLVGEGDFRVFGFTLYRAQMWSDRVPVDYDERFALHIIYARGIKRERFVDAGMNEIERLASAPIPADTLAHWRADMMQAFVDVAPGDQLSAVYLPDKGVRFYAGDRMTGEFDDPAFARAFFGIWLDPSTRAPTLRKQLLGITQ, encoded by the coding sequence ATGCGTGCGCTCGCGGCTATCGTGCTGGTGTTGTGGGCGACCGCCGCCTGCGCCGATTGGCGCGGCGACGTGCAGTCCGCGAAACTTGTGGGCGAGGGCGATTTCAGGGTGTTCGGCTTCACGCTCTATCGCGCGCAGATGTGGAGTGACCGCGTGCCCGTCGACTATGACGAACGCTTTGCGCTGCACATCATTTACGCTCGCGGTATCAAGCGCGAGCGTTTCGTCGACGCCGGTATGAACGAGATCGAGCGTCTTGCGAGCGCGCCGATTCCGGCGGATACGCTGGCGCACTGGCGCGCGGATATGATGCAGGCGTTCGTCGACGTCGCGCCCGGCGACCAGTTAAGCGCGGTCTACTTGCCGGATAAGGGCGTGCGTTTCTATGCCGGCGACCGTATGACTGGCGAGTTCGACGATCCCGCATTCGCGCGGGCTTTTTTCGGCATCTGGCTCGACCCGTCGACACGCGCGCCGACCTTGCGCAAGCAGTTGCTCGGCATAACGCAGTAA
- a CDS encoding cyclopropane-fatty-acyl-phospholipid synthase — protein sequence MALSRTLSGHRTIPASGRLFLSLLERIQVGHLVLITPDGQQRVFGDPHAAPGARLELRDWRACGAILRKGDIGFADAWRAFWVDTPDLATLLRVAIRNERALQRTVYGGWLAQLWYGLRHKLRPNTRSGSRRNIHAHYDIGNAFYSQWLDPTFTYSSAVFDGNVYQSLEDAQHAKYQRIIDTLGLCAGMRILEIGCGWGGFAMHAARHGIYVHGVTISPAQLEFAQERVSEAGLSDRVHLELRDYRTLTGQYDGIVSIEMFEAVGEKFWPTYFRILRERLQPGARALVQTITIDDPHFAAYRATSDFIREFIFPGGMLPSPRRFIEAARRGKLAAHTSLAFGCDYAETLRRWRSAFEAQLDAIRAQGFDEIFVRTWRLYLAYCEAGFDEGRTDVMQFVLASAD from the coding sequence ATGGCGCTTTCAAGAACCCTGAGCGGGCACCGAACCATCCCCGCGTCGGGCCGTCTGTTTCTATCTCTGCTCGAGCGGATTCAGGTTGGGCATCTGGTGCTGATCACGCCCGACGGTCAGCAGCGCGTGTTCGGCGATCCACACGCGGCGCCGGGCGCGCGCCTCGAGCTGCGCGACTGGCGTGCCTGCGGCGCGATTCTGCGCAAAGGCGATATTGGCTTTGCCGATGCATGGCGCGCGTTCTGGGTCGATACGCCCGATCTGGCCACCTTGCTGCGCGTCGCCATCCGCAACGAACGCGCGCTGCAACGCACCGTCTACGGCGGCTGGCTCGCGCAACTCTGGTACGGGCTGCGTCATAAACTGAGGCCCAATACGCGCTCGGGTAGCCGGCGCAATATTCACGCGCACTACGACATCGGTAACGCGTTCTACTCGCAGTGGCTGGACCCGACGTTCACGTATTCGAGCGCAGTGTTCGACGGCAATGTCTATCAATCGCTCGAAGACGCGCAGCATGCGAAGTATCAACGCATCATCGATACGCTGGGTTTGTGCGCAGGCATGCGCATTCTGGAAATCGGCTGCGGGTGGGGCGGTTTTGCGATGCACGCTGCGCGCCACGGCATTTATGTACACGGCGTAACGATCTCTCCTGCGCAGCTCGAATTCGCTCAGGAGCGTGTGAGCGAAGCGGGCCTGAGCGACCGGGTGCACCTCGAATTGCGCGACTACCGTACGTTGACAGGCCAATACGACGGTATCGTATCGATCGAAATGTTCGAAGCCGTCGGCGAAAAATTCTGGCCGACGTACTTCCGCATCTTGCGCGAACGTCTTCAGCCTGGCGCACGCGCGCTCGTGCAAACCATCACGATCGACGACCCGCACTTCGCGGCGTATCGCGCGACCAGTGACTTCATCCGCGAATTCATTTTTCCGGGCGGTATGCTGCCGAGCCCGCGGCGATTCATCGAAGCCGCGCGGCGTGGCAAGCTCGCGGCGCACACGTCGTTGGCGTTCGGTTGCGATTACGCCGAGACCCTGCGCCGCTGGCGCAGCGCGTTCGAGGCTCAGCTCGATGCGATCCGCGCGCAAGGCTTCGATGAGATTTTCGTTCGGACGTGGCGCCTGTATCTGGCGTACTGCGAAGCCGGTTTCGACGAAGGACGCACGGACGTGATGCAATTCGTGCTCGCCTCGGCGGACTGA
- a CDS encoding Predicted NAD/FAD-binding protein — MTHPAPTSPLLRGSRVAVIGAGISGLASAYLLARNHQVTLFESAGYAGGHTNTVDVTLEGHTHPVDTGFLVFNDRTYPNLIALFAELGVESHPSDMTFSVSLDEGRLEWAGTSLNTVFAQRSNLFSPTFIGMLRDILRFNGSAQRNLELAIETRASMGELLTAGGYGSAFQRHYLLPMAAAIWSSATADILAFPATTFLRFCLNHALLQVNRRPQWKTVVGGGREYVRRIVGTLDDVRIGTAVRGVRRDADGVDVFTDNGTERFDALVLATHAPTSLRLLDNDADQHERSVLSAVRCQPNVAVLHTDTNLLPRRRRVWSAWNYLGSCGVDGTHPVCVSYLVNQLQPLPFRTPLVVTLNPVTQPAPGTELRRFVYDHPLFDLAAIDAQHRLPSLQGKRRTWFAGAWTGYGFHEDGLKSALRVAADFDASPAWATL; from the coding sequence ATGACCCACCCCGCACCGACCTCACCCCTGCTGCGCGGCTCGCGGGTCGCGGTTATCGGCGCCGGTATCTCGGGTTTAGCCAGTGCCTATTTGCTGGCGCGCAACCATCAGGTGACGCTGTTCGAATCGGCCGGCTATGCGGGCGGCCACACCAACACCGTGGACGTCACGCTCGAGGGCCACACGCATCCGGTCGACACCGGTTTTCTGGTTTTCAACGATCGCACCTACCCGAACCTGATCGCGCTGTTCGCCGAACTGGGCGTCGAATCGCACCCGAGCGACATGACCTTCTCGGTCTCGCTCGACGAAGGCCGCCTCGAATGGGCCGGCACCAGCCTGAACACCGTGTTCGCGCAACGCAGCAACCTGTTCTCGCCGACCTTTATCGGCATGCTGCGCGACATCTTGCGTTTCAACGGTAGTGCGCAGCGCAATCTCGAACTCGCGATAGAAACGCGCGCGTCGATGGGCGAACTGCTGACGGCCGGTGGTTACGGCAGCGCGTTCCAGCGCCACTACCTGCTGCCGATGGCCGCGGCGATCTGGTCGAGCGCGACCGCCGATATCCTTGCCTTCCCGGCCACCACGTTCCTGCGCTTCTGCCTGAACCACGCGCTGCTGCAGGTGAACCGGCGGCCGCAGTGGAAGACGGTGGTCGGAGGAGGGCGCGAGTATGTACGCCGCATCGTCGGCACGCTCGACGATGTCCGCATCGGTACTGCGGTTAGGGGCGTACGGCGCGATGCTGACGGTGTCGATGTCTTCACGGACAACGGCACGGAGCGTTTTGACGCGCTGGTGCTCGCCACCCACGCGCCGACTTCGCTGCGCCTGCTGGATAACGACGCCGATCAGCACGAGCGCAGCGTACTGAGCGCGGTGCGCTGCCAGCCGAACGTCGCCGTGCTGCATACGGATACGAATCTGCTGCCGCGGCGTCGGCGCGTGTGGTCGGCGTGGAATTATCTGGGAAGCTGCGGCGTCGACGGCACGCATCCGGTGTGTGTCAGCTATCTGGTCAACCAGCTCCAGCCGCTGCCGTTCAGGACACCGCTCGTCGTCACGCTCAATCCGGTGACGCAGCCCGCGCCGGGCACCGAGCTGCGCCGCTTCGTCTACGATCATCCGCTGTTCGATCTGGCCGCCATCGACGCGCAGCACCGTCTGCCGTCGCTGCAAGGCAAGCGCCGCACCTGGTTCGCGGGCGCATGGACGGGCTACGGTTTTCACGAGGACGGTCTGAAATCGGCCCTGCGCGTCGCCGCCGATTTCGACGCGTCACCGGCGTGGGCCACGCTATGA
- a CDS encoding ABC-type amino acid transport substrate-binding protein: MKKILGSVLFLILLAAGWYIHEGGFKTPNYGQSVDKDAAAVNGIDTGNSSSADVKTPAPSNPDGFVPNKDTLKSILSNGVVRISVENPSRPFYSEDDGKPQGFNVDFANLLFAQKEFTSGDHPVITVDTHHGVDTYPAVPEQLTKTDKQGNTVVDVAMDGLTFPDNTPSGVVYSIPYVEDFGYSLIVAKGSTVRSAADLAGKTVGVLQGDPDVKAFVEKAFPNSKIVELSDASIEGQRSWMSHFLDERQVDAIVYDYPFGVSEIKGTDLTFAVTKLDGSNLSYKIGVRKEDGALLIYLNSAIAKVKQSPAYLDLLRKYFISDQVLTTAATGGEKTYVVRSGDTLNGIAASQLGSGARFVDVQKRNNLPNPNLILIGQHLIIPVR; this comes from the coding sequence ATGAAGAAAATTCTGGGTTCGGTTCTTTTCCTGATCTTGCTGGCTGCCGGTTGGTATATCCACGAAGGCGGCTTCAAAACCCCCAATTACGGCCAGAGCGTCGACAAAGATGCTGCCGCGGTGAATGGGATAGACACCGGCAACAGCAGCAGCGCCGACGTCAAAACGCCGGCCCCGAGTAACCCGGACGGTTTCGTGCCCAACAAGGACACGCTGAAGTCGATCTTGAGCAACGGTGTCGTCCGTATCAGCGTCGAGAATCCTTCGCGGCCGTTTTACTCGGAAGACGACGGCAAGCCGCAAGGCTTCAATGTCGACTTCGCCAATCTGCTGTTCGCCCAGAAAGAGTTCACCTCGGGCGACCATCCGGTCATCACGGTTGACACGCATCACGGCGTGGACACGTATCCGGCGGTCCCCGAGCAACTGACGAAAACCGACAAGCAAGGCAACACCGTCGTCGACGTCGCCATGGACGGCCTGACATTCCCGGACAACACACCGAGCGGCGTTGTCTATTCGATTCCCTATGTTGAGGACTTCGGCTATTCGTTGATCGTCGCCAAGGGTTCGACGGTCCGCTCCGCGGCCGATCTCGCGGGCAAAACGGTCGGCGTGCTGCAGGGCGATCCGGACGTGAAGGCGTTTGTCGAGAAAGCGTTCCCGAATAGCAAAATCGTCGAGCTGTCGGATGCGAGTATCGAAGGGCAGCGGTCGTGGATGTCGCACTTCCTGGACGAGCGTCAGGTCGACGCAATCGTCTACGACTATCCCTTCGGCGTATCGGAGATCAAGGGCACCGATCTGACGTTCGCAGTCACGAAGCTGGACGGCTCCAACCTGTCGTACAAAATCGGCGTGCGCAAGGAAGACGGTGCGCTCCTGATCTACCTGAACTCCGCGATCGCGAAGGTCAAGCAGTCGCCGGCTTATCTGGACCTGTTGCGTAAATATTTCATCAGCGACCAGGTGCTGACGACGGCCGCGACCGGCGGTGAGAAGACCTACGTCGTCCGCTCGGGTGACACGCTGAATGGGATTGCCGCGAGTCAGTTGGGAAGTGGTGCGCGATTTGTCGACGTGCAGAAACGCAATAACCTTCCGAACCCCAACCTTATCCTGATCGGTCAGCACCTGATCATTCCCGTGCGCTGA
- a CDS encoding TolB amino-terminal domain-containing protein, producing MKTSGLVRFSDFELDVDRYQLRRAGEEVRLEHKPMELLILLATRAGELVPRAEIVRALWGANSFRDTENGLNTVVRKIRIALNDDPVNPQYVKTVKGKGYRLDGIEAPSPAESQPGPTPAVRVIVLPFANMTGDAAQDSFCDALAAETSATLGALKPGRLMVIARTTAARYRRTEKSIAEIARELAVDYVLEGSLTQEGQRFRILAQLIRCADQVQVWSHAYEPMSRSALDIQKEIGAALVAEVAPTLTEQQQTMLARRLPIDPAAHDAYLRGRYFWYRRVHFDAGFSAHHAISGEDFFRSRVYFESAVELDPTYALGYVGLSNFHGSTVVHGLYPPEQGWPLARVAAERALELDPGLPEAHQAMAAVHYFYDWDWRKAEAEFLEALRLNPSYPEARRLYARGLLAIGREPEGHAQLKRAEQIDPLAFKGSRAFGLVMSGRHDEVMKEYFSGERSERSPLIYQLLATAFEIKGLFKEAVEATTEALASCGAHARAQAIRTQWESGGHDAVLRWLLDDLLVRHRSGYISPLLLAEIYARLARPPEMFHWLEAALAERSSRVCELRNNPWFQRYLSAGQFRSVVKRAGF from the coding sequence ATGAAGACGTCCGGACTCGTCAGGTTCTCCGACTTCGAACTCGACGTCGACCGCTACCAGCTGCGCCGAGCCGGCGAGGAAGTGCGTCTCGAGCACAAGCCAATGGAACTGCTCATCCTGCTGGCGACACGGGCGGGAGAACTCGTCCCGCGCGCGGAGATCGTGCGGGCCTTGTGGGGGGCGAATTCCTTTCGTGACACCGAGAACGGCTTGAACACCGTGGTGAGGAAGATCCGCATCGCCCTGAACGACGATCCGGTGAACCCGCAGTACGTCAAGACAGTCAAGGGCAAAGGCTACCGGCTGGATGGCATCGAGGCGCCATCGCCCGCCGAATCCCAACCCGGCCCAACGCCCGCCGTTCGTGTGATCGTCCTGCCTTTTGCAAACATGACCGGCGACGCGGCGCAGGACAGCTTCTGCGATGCGTTGGCGGCTGAAACGTCCGCCACGCTCGGCGCCCTCAAACCGGGCCGATTGATGGTCATCGCGAGGACCACCGCCGCCCGATACCGCCGCACCGAAAAAAGCATTGCCGAGATCGCGCGCGAGCTCGCGGTGGACTATGTCCTCGAGGGCTCCTTGACTCAGGAAGGTCAACGCTTCCGAATCCTTGCTCAGTTGATCCGGTGCGCCGATCAGGTGCAGGTCTGGAGCCACGCTTACGAGCCCATGTCGCGAAGCGCGCTCGATATCCAGAAGGAGATCGGCGCGGCATTGGTCGCCGAAGTGGCGCCGACCCTGACTGAACAGCAGCAAACGATGCTGGCAAGACGGTTGCCCATCGACCCGGCCGCTCACGACGCTTACTTGCGTGGCCGGTACTTCTGGTACCGGCGCGTGCACTTCGATGCGGGGTTTTCCGCGCACCACGCGATCAGCGGCGAAGATTTTTTTCGCAGCCGAGTCTACTTCGAGAGCGCAGTCGAACTCGATCCGACCTACGCGCTCGGCTATGTCGGCCTGTCGAACTTTCATGGCTCGACGGTCGTACACGGTCTTTATCCGCCTGAGCAAGGTTGGCCGCTCGCCCGCGTTGCAGCCGAACGTGCGTTGGAACTGGATCCTGGGCTGCCCGAGGCCCATCAAGCGATGGCTGCGGTTCACTATTTCTACGACTGGGACTGGCGCAAAGCTGAAGCAGAGTTTCTTGAAGCGCTGCGCCTGAACCCCAGCTATCCCGAGGCCCGCAGGCTGTACGCGAGGGGTTTGCTGGCTATCGGACGCGAGCCGGAAGGACATGCGCAATTGAAACGCGCCGAACAGATCGATCCGCTCGCGTTCAAGGGCTCACGGGCCTTCGGTCTGGTGATGTCGGGCCGCCACGATGAAGTGATGAAAGAGTATTTTTCCGGCGAGCGGAGCGAGCGCTCGCCGCTTATCTATCAGCTATTGGCCACGGCATTCGAAATAAAGGGCTTGTTCAAGGAAGCCGTGGAAGCCACCACAGAGGCACTGGCCTCGTGCGGCGCGCACGCCCGCGCACAGGCGATCCGCACCCAGTGGGAAAGCGGTGGCCACGATGCGGTCTTACGCTGGCTCCTCGACGATCTGCTCGTTAGGCACCGCTCGGGCTACATCTCGCCGCTACTGCTTGCCGAGATCTACGCCAGACTCGCCAGACCGCCCGAAATGTTCCATTGGCTCGAGGCTGCGCTTGCCGAACGCTCGTCGCGTGTGTGCGAACTGCGCAACAACCCCTGGTTTCAGCGCTATCTTTCGGCCGGGCAATTCCGAAGCGTGGTGAAGCGGGCCGGCTTCTGA
- a CDS encoding polysaccharide transporter, PST family, whose product MRSIRGAAFSVRAGLGPSAPTWVLLQQLFVRGLVAVKFLALGRILGPSAIGSVSIALLGVAIAESLSDTGLPQAVIQGTNAPTRSELAAVWTTLATRGLLVALLLIALAPVMNSQFHLGNALVLLQLAAALPLIRGVASPAYYVVQRNRGFQHIAGIEIAAAFVDCCTGLAFAFGGAGAYSLLIGMIVGETLKSTLTWATMKPRPPIRAAWSGIGHYIGFSRWIWAGSVVNLLLNQFDKVVVGKLLGPAQLGAYQMSSKLAQMLLTDAAFAMGQYLFPTFSAQHRHDARVAARLVKLYLVIVACGLTMFVVLLRMTAEPLFALILGPAWMSAVPLFKIFVINMAIGALIAVLVAYLRAVGDAKATTHASLIQMVILFAIVPPLTHYWGVTGIAWSMTVGMGSAATWMLYRTLRRHDAPSFP is encoded by the coding sequence GTGAGATCGATCAGGGGGGCGGCATTCTCAGTGCGAGCGGGCCTCGGGCCAAGTGCTCCCACCTGGGTACTGTTGCAGCAGCTTTTCGTGCGCGGTCTTGTCGCGGTGAAGTTTCTCGCGCTCGGACGCATTCTCGGGCCGTCGGCGATCGGGAGCGTCAGCATCGCGCTGCTCGGGGTCGCGATCGCGGAATCCCTTTCCGACACGGGTCTCCCTCAGGCGGTCATCCAGGGGACCAATGCGCCGACTCGTTCAGAACTCGCCGCCGTCTGGACCACGCTCGCGACACGCGGCCTGCTGGTCGCGCTGCTGCTGATCGCACTCGCGCCGGTGATGAACAGCCAGTTTCACCTCGGCAATGCACTCGTCCTGTTACAGCTTGCGGCAGCGCTGCCGCTGATTCGCGGCGTTGCATCGCCCGCTTACTATGTGGTCCAGCGCAATCGCGGCTTCCAGCACATCGCGGGGATCGAAATCGCCGCGGCGTTTGTTGATTGCTGCACGGGCCTCGCGTTCGCGTTCGGCGGAGCGGGCGCCTACTCATTGCTGATCGGCATGATCGTCGGCGAAACGCTGAAAAGCACCCTCACGTGGGCGACCATGAAGCCGCGGCCACCGATTCGGGCCGCATGGTCGGGGATCGGCCATTACATTGGCTTTAGCCGCTGGATCTGGGCGGGGAGCGTCGTGAATCTACTGCTCAACCAGTTCGACAAGGTTGTTGTCGGGAAACTGCTCGGGCCGGCGCAACTGGGCGCGTATCAGATGTCGTCAAAGCTCGCGCAGATGTTGCTGACGGACGCGGCGTTTGCGATGGGGCAATACCTGTTTCCAACGTTTTCGGCGCAACACCGGCATGACGCGCGCGTGGCGGCGCGGCTTGTCAAGCTGTACCTGGTTATCGTCGCTTGCGGCCTGACGATGTTCGTCGTGCTGCTGCGGATGACTGCGGAGCCGCTCTTCGCGTTGATTCTCGGTCCCGCGTGGATGTCGGCGGTCCCGCTCTTCAAAATTTTCGTCATCAACATGGCAATCGGCGCATTGATCGCGGTGCTCGTCGCCTACTTGCGCGCGGTCGGCGATGCCAAGGCGACGACGCACGCGTCGCTGATACAGATGGTCATTCTGTTCGCGATCGTGCCGCCCCTGACCCACTACTGGGGGGTGACGGGGATCGCGTGGTCGATGACGGTCGGTATGGGTTCGGCCGCCACGTGGATGCTCTATCGAACCTTGAGGCGGCATGACGCGCCTTCTTTCCCCTAG
- a CDS encoding seryl-tRNA synthetase, which translates to MLDIQLLRKDLDGVAKRLADRGYTLDVAAFTALEAERRDTQTRTEEMQARRNTLSKQIGGMKGRGEDTSALMAEVGGIGDEMKASAAKLDDIQKRLSDLLLGVPNLAHESVPMGQDETGNVEVRRWGTPRQFEFEVKDHVDVGTPLGLDFETGAKLSGARFTLLRGQIARLHRALAQFMIDTHTLHHGYTEVYTPYIVNPEILYGTGQLPKFADDMFRVEKGGDENTVTQYLISTSEISLTNTVRDSIVEADALPIKLTAHSPCFRSEAGSYGRDTRGLIRQHQFDKVEMVQIVAPEASYDALEQMVGHAEAILQKLELPYRVITLCTGDMGFSAAKTYDLEVWVPAQNTYREISSCSNTESFQARRMQARFRNAQGKPELVHTLNGSGLAVGRTLVAVLENFQNADGSVTVPAALRPYLGGVERLEVPAA; encoded by the coding sequence ATGCTCGACATCCAGCTGCTGCGCAAAGACCTCGACGGCGTCGCCAAGCGCCTCGCCGACCGCGGCTATACCCTCGACGTGGCGGCCTTTACCGCGCTCGAAGCGGAACGCCGCGACACCCAGACCCGTACCGAAGAGATGCAGGCGCGCCGCAACACCCTGTCGAAGCAGATCGGCGGGATGAAAGGGCGGGGCGAGGACACGTCGGCGCTGATGGCCGAAGTGGGCGGTATCGGCGACGAGATGAAGGCGTCGGCGGCGAAGCTGGACGATATCCAGAAGCGCCTGTCCGACCTGCTGCTCGGCGTGCCGAACCTGGCGCACGAAAGCGTGCCGATGGGTCAGGACGAAACCGGGAATGTCGAAGTGCGCCGCTGGGGCACGCCGCGCCAGTTCGAGTTCGAGGTGAAGGATCACGTCGACGTCGGCACGCCGCTCGGCCTCGATTTCGAGACCGGCGCGAAACTGTCGGGCGCGCGTTTCACCTTGCTGCGCGGCCAGATTGCGCGGCTGCATCGTGCGCTGGCGCAGTTCATGATCGACACGCACACGCTGCACCACGGCTACACCGAGGTGTACACGCCGTACATCGTGAATCCCGAGATTCTGTACGGCACCGGCCAACTGCCGAAATTCGCCGACGATATGTTCCGCGTCGAGAAGGGCGGTGACGAGAACACGGTCACGCAGTATCTGATTTCGACGTCGGAAATTTCGCTGACGAACACGGTGCGCGACAGCATCGTCGAAGCGGACGCGCTGCCGATCAAACTGACCGCGCATTCGCCGTGCTTCCGCTCGGAAGCAGGCTCATATGGCCGCGACACGCGTGGCCTGATCCGCCAGCATCAGTTCGACAAGGTCGAGATGGTGCAGATCGTCGCGCCGGAGGCGTCGTATGACGCGCTGGAGCAGATGGTCGGCCATGCTGAGGCGATTCTGCAGAAGCTGGAATTGCCGTATCGCGTGATTACGCTGTGCACGGGCGACATGGGTTTCTCGGCTGCCAAGACGTATGACCTCGAAGTGTGGGTGCCTGCGCAGAACACGTACCGCGAGATCTCGAGCTGCTCGAATACAGAGTCGTTCCAGGCCCGCCGGATGCAGGCGCGTTTCCGCAATGCGCAAGGCAAGCCGGAGCTAGTGCATACGCTGAACGGTTCGGGTCTGGCGGTTGGCCGCACGCTCGTGGCCGTGCTGGAGAATTTCCAGAACGCGGATGGTTCGGTGACGGTACCGGCGGCGCTGCGTCCTTACCTCGGTGGGGTGGAACGGCTGGAAGTACCGGCAGCCTGA
- a CDS encoding Recombination protein MgsA codes for MFEETRANVPLAERLRPRNIDEVIGQKHLLGPNKPLRVAFESGEAHSMILWGPPGVGKTTLARLMADAFHAEFIALSAVLSGVKDIREAVETAQIHRANGHQTLVFVDEVHRFNKSQQDAFLPHVESGLFVFVGATTENPSFEVNSALLSRAAVYVLKSLTDEEQRELLDRAQKELGGLTFTDEARDALIGSADGDGRKLLNNLEIVARAAAQQKSTEIDGALLGSALAENLRRFDKGGDAFYDQISALHKSVRGSSPDGALYWFCRMLDGGADPRYLARRIVRMAWEDIGLADPRAARIALDASETYERLGTPEGELALAQAIIYLAVAPKSNAGYNAYNEARRFVSKDQSRGVPVHLRNAPTKLMKELGYGHEYRYAHDEPDAYAAGETYLPDTMRDPHWYEPTPRGLEGKIGDKMARLAELDAQWRSENKPKKS; via the coding sequence ATGTTTGAAGAAACCCGTGCCAATGTTCCGCTCGCCGAACGCCTGCGGCCCCGCAATATCGACGAAGTGATCGGCCAGAAGCACCTGCTCGGCCCGAACAAGCCGCTGCGGGTCGCCTTCGAATCCGGCGAAGCCCACTCGATGATCCTTTGGGGCCCTCCCGGCGTCGGCAAAACCACGCTCGCGCGGCTCATGGCCGATGCGTTTCATGCCGAGTTCATCGCGTTGTCGGCGGTGCTCTCGGGCGTGAAGGATATCCGCGAAGCCGTGGAGACCGCGCAGATTCATCGCGCGAACGGGCATCAGACACTCGTGTTCGTCGACGAAGTGCATCGCTTTAACAAGAGCCAGCAGGATGCGTTCTTGCCGCACGTCGAGTCGGGGCTGTTCGTGTTCGTCGGCGCGACGACCGAGAATCCGTCGTTCGAGGTGAATAGCGCATTGCTCTCGCGTGCCGCCGTCTACGTGCTGAAAAGCCTCACCGACGAAGAACAGCGCGAACTGCTCGACCGCGCGCAGAAAGAACTCGGCGGCCTCACGTTCACCGACGAAGCCCGCGACGCCCTGATCGGTTCCGCCGATGGCGATGGCCGCAAGCTGCTGAACAACCTGGAAATCGTCGCGCGCGCGGCGGCCCAGCAGAAGAGCACCGAAATCGACGGCGCCTTGCTCGGCAGCGCGCTCGCCGAGAATCTGCGCCGCTTCGACAAAGGCGGCGACGCATTCTACGACCAGATCAGCGCGCTGCATAAATCAGTGCGCGGCAGCAGCCCGGACGGCGCGCTCTACTGGTTCTGCCGCATGCTCGACGGTGGCGCGGACCCGCGTTATCTCGCGCGCCGCATTGTGCGCATGGCGTGGGAAGACATCGGCCTCGCCGACCCGCGCGCGGCCCGCATCGCGCTCGACGCCTCCGAAACCTACGAGCGCCTCGGCACGCCCGAGGGCGAACTGGCGCTGGCGCAGGCGATCATCTATCTGGCGGTCGCACCGAAATCGAACGCCGGGTACAACGCGTACAACGAGGCGCGCCGTTTCGTCAGCAAGGACCAGTCGCGCGGCGTGCCGGTGCATTTGCGTAACGCGCCGACCAAGCTGATGAAGGAACTCGGCTACGGTCACGAATACCGCTATGCGCACGACGAACCCGATGCCTACGCGGCCGGCGAGACCTATCTGCCGGACACCATGCGCGACCCGCATTGGTACGAGCCGACGCCGCGCGGTCTTGAAGGCAAGATCGGCGACAAGATGGCGCGTCTGGCCGAACTCGACGCACAGTGGCGCAGCGAGAACAAGCCTAAAAAGAGTTGA